In Cynocephalus volans isolate mCynVol1 chromosome 13, mCynVol1.pri, whole genome shotgun sequence, a genomic segment contains:
- the AQP4 gene encoding aquaporin-4, which produces MSDRPAARRWGKCGPLCRRENIMVAFKGVWTQAFWKAVTAEFLAMLIFVLLSLGSTINWGGAEKPLPVDMVLISLCFGLSIATMVQCFGHISGGHINPAVTVAMVCTRKISIAKSVFYITAQCLGAIIGAGILYLVTPPSVVGGLGVTTVHGNLTAGHGLLVELIITFQLVFTIFASCDSKRTDVTGSIALAIGFSVAIGHLFAINYTGASMNPARSFGPAVIMGNWENHWIYWVGPIIGAVLAGGLYEYVFCPDIELKRRFKEAFSKAAQQTKGSYMEVEDNRSQVETDDLILKPGVVHVIDIDRGEEKKGKDPSGEVLSSV; this is translated from the exons TAAGTGTGGACCTTTGTGTAGAAGAGAGAACATCATGGTGGCTTTCAAAGGAGTCTGGACCCAAGCTTTCTGGAAAGCAGTCACAGCAGAATTTCTGGCCATGCTTATTTTTGTTCTGCTCAGCCTGGGATCCACCATCAACTGGGGTGGAGCAGAAAAGCCCTTGCCTGTTGACATGGTTCTCATCTCCCTTTGCTTTGGACTCAGCATTGCAACCATGGTGCAATGCTTCGGGCACATCAGTGGCGGCCACATCAACCCTGCTGTGACTGTGGCCATGGTTTGCACCAGGAAGATCAGCATTGCCAAGTCTGTCTTCTACATCACAGCCCAGTGCCTGGGGGCCATCATTGGAGCAGGGATTCTCTACCTGGTCACACCTCCTAGCGTGGTGGGAGGTTTGGGAGTCACCACG GTTCATGGAAATCTTACCGCTGGTCACGGTCTCCTGGTGGAGTTGATAATCACTTTTCAGTTGGTGTTTACTATTTTTGCCAGCTGTGATTCCAAACGGACTGATGTCACTGGTTCAATAGCTTTAGCAATTGGATTTTCTGTTGCAATTGGACATTTATTTGCA aTCAATTATACTGGTGCCAGTATGAATCCAGCCCGATCCTTTGGACCTGCAGTTATCATGGGAAATTGGGAAAACCACTGG ATATATTGGGTTGGACCAATAATAGGAGCTGTCCTTGCTGGTGGCCTTTATGAGTATGTCTTCTGTCCAGATATTGAACTCAAACGTCGTTTTAAAGAAGCCTTCAGCAAAGCTGCCCAGCAAACAAAAGGGAGCTACATGGAAGTGGAAGACAACAGGAGTCAGGTAGAGACTGATGACTTGATTCTGAAACCTGGAGTGGTGCATGTGATTGACATTGACCGGGGAGAGGAGAAGAAGGGGAAAGACCCATCGGGGGAGGTGTTGTCTTCAGTATGA